The following are encoded in a window of Halosolutus halophilus genomic DNA:
- a CDS encoding glycosyltransferase family 39 protein, with translation MGQTAVRYLLYVTVGLVALDVVVDIGSIVPIDRLTLIVAGALVLASAIRYVGPESEIGARALSPSVRQPSDRTVAIILLGLLVAGGMLRAYALGAQSFWFDEAISTNAAIAVLETGRPTFPSGYTYWRAFPQTLVMAGSMAVFGTGEAAARAPSVVFGVATIGVTYWLGREVGGPRVGLLAAALVTFATWEIAWSRQARMYQLFQLSYVLALVLLLRVERTWFGDKRSVVALAAVSVLAALTHQIGYVLLPIAVAYLGLTGLIDGRLSGRIVGSLLVGSLVLLFAVEFVTSGFTGAIESVSTTDVDYQEAYTDWLVEEFHAFVYLAVVGSALTFYRGRYRSGTLLVLAVAPAAWILSFHTELFASRYLYFVVPVLFLWAAVTVDFVAVGVADRGRAIGDRLLDADSSVSRADGGTATACVACSVAIASVVLLGFGGGFTVTPHAEYELGPNAPQPEFADAYEYVNEHRESGDVIVAGWTATGVYYAGGVDYWLAHDLTGSGGNWTVDGVDQYAGAEPIRSADDLEAVMDDNERGWIVVDEMALARQPHELRSELEAMPNYRSDSVYVFHWDGDD, from the coding sequence GTGGGTCAGACTGCCGTTAGATACCTGCTCTACGTGACAGTCGGGCTCGTGGCGCTCGATGTCGTCGTCGATATCGGGTCGATCGTTCCAATCGATCGACTGACGCTCATCGTGGCAGGTGCGCTCGTATTGGCTTCCGCCATCAGGTACGTCGGACCCGAGTCTGAAATCGGGGCGAGAGCGCTCTCGCCGTCGGTTCGACAGCCTTCGGATCGAACCGTCGCGATAATTCTGCTCGGGTTGCTCGTCGCCGGCGGCATGCTCCGTGCGTACGCGCTGGGCGCTCAGAGTTTCTGGTTCGACGAGGCGATTTCGACGAACGCCGCGATCGCCGTTCTCGAGACCGGCCGACCGACGTTTCCGTCGGGGTACACGTACTGGCGGGCGTTTCCACAGACGCTCGTGATGGCGGGATCGATGGCGGTGTTCGGAACCGGAGAAGCGGCTGCGCGAGCACCGTCGGTCGTCTTCGGCGTCGCGACGATCGGCGTGACCTACTGGCTCGGACGCGAGGTCGGCGGGCCGCGCGTCGGGTTGCTCGCGGCTGCGCTCGTCACGTTTGCGACCTGGGAAATCGCCTGGAGCAGGCAGGCACGCATGTACCAGCTGTTTCAGTTGTCGTACGTTCTCGCACTCGTACTTCTATTGCGAGTCGAACGAACGTGGTTCGGCGATAAACGGTCGGTCGTTGCCCTCGCAGCCGTCAGCGTCCTGGCCGCGTTGACACACCAGATCGGGTACGTGCTGTTGCCGATCGCCGTCGCGTATCTCGGACTCACAGGTCTGATCGACGGGCGACTCTCCGGACGCATCGTCGGTAGTCTTCTCGTCGGGTCGCTGGTTCTCCTGTTCGCAGTCGAGTTCGTCACGTCGGGATTTACGGGCGCGATCGAGAGTGTGTCGACCACTGACGTGGACTACCAGGAGGCGTACACTGACTGGCTGGTAGAGGAGTTTCACGCGTTCGTCTATCTCGCAGTTGTGGGTTCGGCACTGACGTTCTACCGTGGCCGATATCGATCCGGGACGTTGCTCGTACTTGCGGTCGCTCCTGCGGCCTGGATACTCAGTTTCCACACGGAACTGTTCGCCAGTCGGTACCTCTACTTCGTCGTCCCCGTCTTGTTTCTGTGGGCCGCGGTGACGGTCGACTTCGTGGCCGTCGGCGTGGCCGATCGGGGACGGGCGATCGGTGATCGTCTTCTGGACGCGGATTCGTCCGTCTCTCGAGCCGACGGCGGGACGGCGACGGCATGTGTCGCTTGTTCCGTGGCGATCGCGTCCGTCGTCCTATTGGGGTTCGGCGGCGGGTTCACCGTTACGCCACACGCGGAGTACGAGTTGGGGCCGAACGCCCCACAGCCCGAGTTCGCAGATGCGTACGAGTACGTGAACGAGCATCGAGAATCAGGGGATGTGATCGTAGCGGGCTGGACAGCGACGGGTGTGTACTACGCCGGCGGTGTCGACTACTGGCTGGCACACGATCTGACGGGCTCTGGAGGGAACTGGACAGTCGACGGCGTGGATCAGTATGCGGGCGCGGAACCGATCCGAAGCGCGGACGATCTTGAGGCCGTGATGGACGACAACGAGCGCGGCTGGATTGTGGTGGACGAGATGGCATTGGCACGACAGCCTCATGAACTGCGCTCGGAGCTCGAGGCGATGCCGAATTATCGGTCGGACTCGGTCTACGTCTTCCACTGGGATGGTGACGACTGA
- a CDS encoding glycosyltransferase family 39 protein has translation MGERSAVVEVDAMGLVGRFLVIVLIAGFLLDVGDVLEVSSHLSTDRLIALSFVGGALAVTWLYGDRFPYSNRLSQPFDRIDPSDIEMIVRLTTRNLIVLYVLLVGLAYSRLEIHHHVNLTALFSLTVFLLTLSLALDDSERAILATKIGAVLVTVVALSSVFSDSIDEYVTSGTYLLALVLVGLVLWKEDIRNRPDTHQEPLTVAGVSVFVLGIGAATVLAAILYIYRLGAFHLQGDEYLVADAAASYYYTGELYLWDWIRDGHADRYYDRAWPHTLLVAASYAIFGVSEWSARLISALFGVAFIPICYLVVWHFTEHRTVALATSAGAAVYPRLLFYFRWARMYALLLPLFLVLTYLVFRATTEGNSLDLRNDRLNAAVEQYFDFNLTLGFVTVPVLYVAYQIHYNALIVLAATYVYVVYRAMTTGERKYWTAWGLGLVGIIALALLAQWTPYAQFLEQFLSFFERNNTVYVEYLLQFPFESALGIVFFVAGLVTLQRIENGPRRQKLIFLYVLCLFSLVFYLYVGDRYASFAYIVHVVPFGLALVLFAYAEFVRAIDVPILQVMLVLLLVTSIVYPIATDYEDYYYEDSEDFTTAYGTIVEEFNSDGEVLFAQYPRDYYLRELPSDTTVIDMENNQEYKPDEFYDDLERHGSGWITWETDKSYHVHPEIREYADEHFEKRHGSGVDNTNVEVYYFNESMIE, from the coding sequence ATGGGTGAACGGTCAGCGGTCGTGGAAGTCGATGCAATGGGGTTGGTCGGCCGTTTCTTGGTTATCGTACTCATCGCCGGCTTCCTCCTTGACGTCGGTGACGTCCTCGAGGTGTCGTCTCACCTTTCGACCGACCGGCTGATCGCACTCTCGTTCGTCGGCGGCGCCCTCGCCGTAACGTGGCTGTACGGCGATCGATTTCCGTACTCGAATCGACTCTCGCAACCGTTCGATAGAATCGACCCGTCGGACATTGAGATGATCGTCCGTCTCACTACGCGAAACCTGATTGTTCTGTACGTCCTGCTAGTGGGTCTGGCTTACAGTCGACTCGAGATCCACCACCACGTGAACCTCACCGCTCTGTTCTCCCTCACCGTGTTTCTGCTGACGCTCTCGCTCGCGTTAGACGACAGCGAACGTGCGATCCTCGCGACGAAAATCGGTGCCGTGCTTGTTACCGTCGTTGCCCTCTCGTCGGTTTTCTCCGATTCGATCGACGAGTACGTCACTTCGGGAACATACCTGTTGGCGCTCGTTCTCGTCGGGCTCGTTCTCTGGAAGGAGGACATTCGAAACCGTCCGGACACACACCAAGAGCCCCTGACTGTCGCCGGTGTGAGCGTCTTCGTCCTGGGCATCGGAGCGGCGACGGTGCTGGCAGCGATCCTCTACATCTATCGACTGGGTGCGTTCCACCTGCAGGGCGACGAGTACCTGGTAGCCGACGCGGCCGCCAGCTACTACTACACCGGCGAACTGTACCTGTGGGACTGGATCAGGGACGGGCATGCGGACCGGTACTACGATCGTGCGTGGCCACATACTCTGCTCGTCGCGGCGTCGTACGCAATATTCGGGGTTTCCGAGTGGTCGGCACGGCTGATCTCCGCCCTCTTCGGCGTCGCGTTCATCCCCATCTGCTACCTCGTCGTCTGGCACTTCACCGAACATAGGACGGTCGCACTCGCGACCAGCGCGGGAGCCGCCGTCTACCCACGCCTACTCTTTTACTTCCGCTGGGCGCGTATGTACGCATTGTTGCTCCCGCTGTTTCTCGTGCTCACGTATCTCGTCTTTCGGGCCACGACGGAAGGGAATTCCCTCGACTTACGGAACGATCGGCTCAACGCCGCCGTCGAGCAGTACTTCGACTTCAATCTCACGCTGGGGTTCGTGACCGTTCCGGTCCTCTACGTCGCGTACCAGATCCACTACAACGCTCTGATCGTGCTGGCCGCGACGTACGTCTACGTCGTCTATCGGGCGATGACGACGGGCGAACGAAAGTACTGGACTGCATGGGGACTTGGACTCGTCGGGATAATCGCCCTGGCACTTCTCGCCCAGTGGACACCTTATGCGCAGTTTCTCGAGCAGTTCCTGTCCTTCTTCGAACGGAATAACACAGTCTACGTCGAATATCTCCTTCAGTTCCCATTCGAATCAGCGCTCGGTATCGTGTTCTTCGTCGCTGGACTCGTAACGCTCCAGCGGATCGAGAACGGGCCGCGTAGACAGAAGCTGATCTTTCTTTACGTCCTCTGTCTGTTCTCGCTCGTCTTCTACCTCTACGTCGGTGATCGGTACGCCAGTTTTGCGTACATCGTCCACGTCGTTCCGTTCGGTCTCGCACTCGTCCTGTTCGCGTACGCTGAATTCGTGCGAGCCATTGACGTCCCGATTCTCCAGGTCATGCTGGTACTCCTGCTCGTGACCAGTATAGTCTACCCGATCGCGACCGACTACGAGGACTACTACTACGAAGACAGCGAGGACTTTACGACTGCCTACGGGACAATCGTTGAAGAGTTCAACTCCGACGGGGAAGTTCTGTTCGCCCAGTATCCACGCGATTACTACTTGCGGGAACTGCCGAGCGACACCACAGTGATAGACATGGAGAACAACCAGGAGTACAAACCCGACGAGTTCTACGACGACCTCGAACGGCACGGATCGGGGTGGATAACGTGGGAGACGGACAAGTCGTATCACGTCCACCCGGAAATCCGGGAGTACGCCGACGAACACTTCGAGAAACGCCACGGTAGCGGCGTCGACAACACCAACGTAGAGGTGTACTACTTCAACGAGAGCATGATCGAGTAA
- a CDS encoding LamG domain-containing protein, giving the protein MSRYWLLSVLLFAVVATAGYVASPVSSLSDDQVIHYDFGEDAVTDETVRDVSGERNHGEIVTDDDHHPDVSDGAMLFKKGSHYVVLELEERPLKDDFTVVVEVRNGFQEYFAGVVASNSWRIVAPYDRYGFYTTEEGIDSDDYEDREWKHLTAIHRDGTFELYVDGEFVDEFEISEDVETETIYVGRRPGGYSFDGEIAEVRIYDRAVSPAEVNALYADRLWLPAAFFTEEFRLGATIAVALLAFGTAGYEVRRTDG; this is encoded by the coding sequence ATGAGCCGATACTGGCTGCTCTCGGTTCTATTATTTGCCGTGGTCGCTACGGCCGGCTACGTAGCTTCCCCCGTCTCGAGCCTCTCCGATGATCAAGTCATCCATTACGACTTCGGCGAGGATGCGGTAACCGACGAGACGGTCAGGGACGTCTCCGGCGAACGTAACCATGGTGAGATTGTTACCGATGACGATCATCACCCCGACGTTTCCGACGGGGCAATGCTCTTCAAAAAGGGTTCACACTACGTCGTCCTCGAGCTCGAGGAACGACCACTCAAAGACGACTTCACGGTTGTCGTCGAGGTGAGAAACGGTTTCCAAGAGTACTTCGCCGGAGTCGTCGCGAGCAATTCGTGGCGAATCGTCGCACCGTACGATAGGTATGGATTTTATACCACTGAAGAGGGAATCGACTCCGATGACTACGAGGATCGGGAGTGGAAGCACTTGACTGCGATCCACCGCGATGGGACGTTCGAGTTGTACGTGGACGGCGAATTCGTCGACGAGTTCGAGATCTCGGAAGACGTTGAGACGGAGACGATATATGTGGGACGGCGACCGGGCGGGTACTCGTTCGACGGGGAGATCGCAGAGGTGCGTATCTACGACCGTGCGGTTTCACCCGCAGAAGTGAACGCGCTGTATGCTGATCGTCTGTGGCTACCGGCGGCATTCTTCACCGAGGAATTCAGGCTCGGGGCCACCATCGCGGTCGCATTGCTCGCGTTCGGAACGGCTGGATACGAGGTGAGACGAACCGATGGGTGA
- a CDS encoding phenylacetate--CoA ligase family protein yields MPENLQTIRRLNLADSEEIEQYQRRRLTDLLYHAHQTVPYYAEILTEAGVVVDGDVHLENFTEIPLLTKETLRRQQDRLVSRDHGPNPYTNTSGGTTGEPVEFVQDQRYWEWNVATKIFYQELAGKPLGGREIKLWGSERDLLEGTESLKTQVRNFLYNRRLLNSFRMSEEDMYEYVEIINSFQPLTIWAYVESIYQLARFVERNDLEVYAPEGIVTTAGTLHEPVRERVEETFDTRVHNQYGSREVGDVACECSKQDGLHAFPYSHYVEVLDEDGQQAPAGEIGRIVITNLTNYSMPLIRYEIGDMGVASADQCQCGSPFPLLESITGRVSDHLVSVDGELVHGEFFTHLFYGRTWIQKFQVRQVAPEKVVIRIVERDDEVKQDGQLTEIVEKIRMVMGESVTVKVEFTEEITPSSSGKYRYVISEVTE; encoded by the coding sequence GTGCCGGAGAATCTGCAGACGATTCGGCGTTTGAACCTAGCAGATTCTGAAGAAATCGAACAGTATCAACGTCGGAGATTGACCGACCTCTTGTACCACGCCCACCAAACGGTGCCGTACTACGCCGAAATACTGACGGAGGCCGGCGTCGTTGTCGACGGGGACGTTCACCTCGAGAATTTTACCGAAATCCCACTCCTGACCAAGGAGACACTCCGAAGGCAACAGGACAGGCTCGTCTCCCGAGATCACGGCCCTAATCCGTACACCAACACTTCTGGCGGGACCACGGGAGAGCCGGTCGAGTTCGTTCAGGATCAACGCTACTGGGAGTGGAACGTCGCGACCAAGATCTTCTATCAGGAACTCGCTGGCAAACCACTAGGCGGGCGCGAAATAAAACTCTGGGGGAGCGAACGCGACCTGCTAGAGGGAACGGAGTCGCTGAAGACGCAGGTGAGAAACTTTCTGTACAACCGGCGGCTGCTGAATAGTTTTCGGATGAGCGAGGAGGACATGTATGAGTACGTTGAGATCATCAACTCGTTCCAACCCCTGACTATCTGGGCGTACGTGGAGTCAATCTACCAGCTCGCGCGGTTCGTCGAGCGCAACGATCTTGAAGTCTACGCTCCAGAAGGGATCGTAACGACGGCGGGAACACTTCACGAGCCGGTTCGGGAACGAGTCGAAGAGACCTTTGATACGAGAGTTCACAACCAATACGGATCCAGGGAAGTCGGTGACGTGGCCTGTGAGTGTTCGAAACAGGACGGACTGCACGCCTTTCCGTATAGCCATTATGTGGAAGTACTCGACGAGGACGGACAACAGGCACCAGCGGGCGAGATCGGCCGAATCGTGATTACGAATCTGACTAACTACTCCATGCCGCTCATCCGCTACGAGATCGGTGACATGGGCGTTGCGTCGGCCGACCAGTGCCAGTGTGGGAGTCCGTTTCCGCTGCTTGAGTCCATCACCGGCCGCGTTAGCGACCACTTAGTTTCCGTTGACGGTGAGCTCGTCCACGGGGAGTTTTTCACTCACCTTTTCTACGGTCGGACGTGGATTCAGAAGTTTCAGGTTCGACAGGTGGCCCCTGAGAAGGTGGTCATACGGATCGTCGAACGCGACGACGAGGTAAAACAAGACGGACAGTTGACTGAGATTGTCGAAAAGATACGAATGGTGATGGGCGAATCGGTCACGGTCAAGGTTGAGTTTACGGAGGAAATCACTCCGAGCAGCTCGGGCAAGTATAGGTACGTCATTTCGGAAGTAACTGAGTGA
- a CDS encoding Gfo/Idh/MocA family oxidoreductase — MSETNPDPNRSNEALDQKNNGEMMDVLIAGAGSIGRKEVSELCEHPNVRIIGIIDVNRTQRTAVSSEVPNTYADLTDALAETNPELVRIATPPQTHYELAMTALEGGSDVYLEKIMTLDSERAREIVETANRLDRSVFVRRNAIYTPVYQRAWAQLKNIGELRHVHWIESVGQYSEWSHSKREWLRNLPGGIISEHLPHALYIVRWFLQAEPVVEDVVYEGTELHVSLAAGQKSARISYVTPTDIPTILDIVGSRGTIRVDHSTMRIHEPRGFEDSSSVEWRTAKANLHDLFGSVKNALRLSQHYVRRELQWKPDPFYSQSDNYRQFSDIANGGETGGDFRIDGEEGVRNVELFEAIWDQAR; from the coding sequence ATGAGTGAGACCAATCCCGATCCCAACAGAAGTAACGAGGCGCTTGATCAGAAGAATAACGGTGAAATGATGGACGTGCTGATCGCTGGTGCAGGCAGTATCGGACGGAAAGAAGTGTCCGAATTATGTGAACATCCGAACGTCCGCATTATCGGGATTATCGACGTAAATAGAACCCAACGGACAGCTGTTTCTTCGGAGGTTCCGAACACGTACGCCGATCTGACGGACGCACTCGCCGAGACGAACCCCGAACTCGTGCGAATCGCGACTCCTCCGCAGACACATTATGAGTTGGCCATGACTGCATTAGAGGGCGGAAGTGACGTCTACCTCGAGAAAATAATGACTCTGGATTCAGAACGGGCCCGAGAGATCGTCGAAACGGCCAACCGACTTGACCGATCCGTATTCGTGAGACGCAATGCGATATACACACCGGTCTACCAGCGGGCATGGGCTCAGTTAAAGAATATCGGCGAACTCAGACACGTTCACTGGATAGAGTCAGTCGGTCAGTATTCCGAATGGAGTCACTCGAAACGGGAATGGCTGCGGAACCTGCCAGGGGGAATAATCTCCGAACACCTCCCTCACGCGTTGTATATAGTACGATGGTTTCTGCAAGCGGAACCAGTGGTCGAAGACGTCGTGTACGAAGGAACCGAACTACACGTGTCGTTGGCGGCCGGACAAAAGAGTGCTAGAATCTCGTACGTCACTCCGACGGATATACCGACAATACTTGACATCGTCGGCTCGAGGGGAACGATCAGAGTCGATCACAGTACCATGCGAATACACGAACCGCGGGGGTTCGAAGATTCGAGCAGCGTCGAGTGGCGCACAGCGAAAGCGAATCTACACGACCTGTTCGGCAGTGTGAAAAACGCGTTGCGGCTATCACAGCACTACGTCCGCAGGGAACTTCAGTGGAAACCCGATCCATTCTACTCGCAATCGGATAATTACCGACAGTTCAGTGACATCGCAAACGGTGGTGAAACCGGCGGGGACTTCCGAATAGATGGGGAGGAGGGCGTTCGAAACGTCGAACTATTCGAGGCAATCTGGGATCAAGCTAGGTGA
- a CDS encoding lysylphosphatidylglycerol synthase transmembrane domain-containing protein, protein MVSDSAKTAVRIVVSVTLVAGIFYSAGPGRILSVVLDVRPEYYTLAVALVFVGIVVSTIRWRLLLGAKRENVALYSVFKIYYIGGFSNLFLPSTIGGDVVKSVAISRSLDERMEAYSSVVVNRFCGLLALGAIALVAVLLSPDLLNRRIWEAVVLLITGILMFPIFVVGLSMLPDRIDRLGDLIGIDPLRTFNSFLASIAEYRTKPKTLVMVISLALFFQVLGVFANYAVAQGLNLPVPLAYLFITVPITQVLLLVPVSIHGHGVREGLFVFFYTQVGLTVPEAVGFSVTIFTVILITYSFGAVFLLTGRQRNTASVK, encoded by the coding sequence GTGGTCAGTGACAGTGCGAAGACGGCGGTCAGGATTGTCGTGAGCGTAACGCTGGTAGCCGGGATCTTCTATTCTGCTGGCCCCGGACGAATCCTCTCAGTCGTACTCGACGTTCGCCCCGAATATTATACTCTCGCCGTCGCCCTCGTCTTCGTGGGAATCGTTGTGAGTACGATCCGATGGCGACTGCTTCTCGGCGCAAAGCGGGAGAACGTGGCACTGTATTCCGTGTTCAAGATTTACTACATCGGTGGATTCTCGAATCTCTTTCTTCCAAGCACGATAGGCGGTGACGTCGTCAAATCGGTAGCCATATCCCGGAGCCTGGACGAACGAATGGAGGCGTATTCATCTGTTGTAGTCAACCGCTTTTGTGGACTTCTTGCGCTCGGAGCGATTGCGCTCGTGGCTGTCTTGCTCAGTCCCGACCTCCTGAACCGACGAATTTGGGAAGCTGTGGTACTCCTGATTACTGGGATACTCATGTTTCCGATTTTCGTCGTCGGTTTATCAATGCTTCCCGATCGAATCGACCGACTCGGAGACCTGATCGGGATCGATCCGCTGAGAACGTTCAACAGTTTTCTCGCGTCGATTGCCGAGTACCGAACCAAACCGAAGACGCTCGTGATGGTCATCTCACTCGCCTTGTTCTTTCAAGTACTAGGCGTCTTCGCTAATTACGCGGTTGCTCAAGGGCTCAATCTCCCTGTACCGCTTGCGTATCTCTTCATCACCGTACCGATTACGCAAGTGTTACTCCTCGTCCCCGTCTCGATTCATGGCCACGGCGTTCGGGAGGGATTGTTCGTGTTTTTCTACACCCAGGTGGGGTTAACGGTTCCAGAAGCTGTCGGATTTTCCGTTACGATATTCACCGTGATATTGATTACCTACTCATTCGGAGCCGTATTCTTGCTTACAGGCCGCCAACGAAACACAGCAAGCGTTAAATGA
- a CDS encoding glycosyltransferase family 4 protein: protein MLNYEFPPLGGGAANANRYLLDEYAGRDDLEVDLVTSSSDGYREESFAENVTLYRLDVHKDEIHYWTQTEIVRYSWKGYRKAHELMAESDYDLVHAWFGVPSGVVARMLGLPYIVALRGSDVPGYNERFSWQYVVLKPLVRKVWRDAEAVVANSAGLRQLARVTADIPIEVIPNGVAVDEFNPVYHDRDRLQVLCVSRLIERKGIRFLVEAVAELDVELTVVGEGGREAVLKSRARQLGIEDKVTFIGYVPHDEIHSYYEHADVFVLPSFNEGMSNTVLEAMAAGLPIVTTDTGGTAELIEDNGYVVPAGHAESIAEVLSEYSRNHDKIRRHGQNSRAIAETMSWTQVAEQYRDAYESVSVPTRTPPNERVKREL, encoded by the coding sequence ATGCTTAACTACGAGTTCCCGCCGCTGGGCGGCGGGGCCGCGAACGCGAATCGATACCTGCTCGATGAGTATGCCGGACGGGACGACCTCGAGGTAGATCTCGTCACGTCTTCATCCGACGGCTACCGTGAGGAGTCGTTCGCCGAAAACGTCACACTCTATCGACTCGACGTCCACAAGGACGAGATCCACTACTGGACTCAGACCGAAATCGTGCGGTACAGCTGGAAAGGTTACCGGAAGGCCCACGAGCTAATGGCCGAAAGCGACTACGACCTTGTTCACGCCTGGTTCGGCGTCCCGAGTGGTGTGGTCGCACGGATGCTGGGACTGCCCTACATCGTCGCGTTGCGCGGAAGCGACGTTCCGGGCTACAACGAGCGCTTCTCCTGGCAGTACGTCGTGTTGAAACCGCTCGTTCGGAAGGTGTGGCGGGACGCCGAGGCGGTCGTCGCAAACTCCGCGGGCCTTCGGCAACTGGCGCGAGTGACGGCCGATATCCCGATCGAGGTCATCCCGAACGGCGTTGCAGTCGACGAGTTCAACCCAGTATACCACGATCGCGATCGATTGCAGGTACTCTGTGTCTCGCGGTTGATCGAGCGAAAGGGGATCCGGTTTCTCGTCGAGGCGGTCGCCGAGCTCGATGTCGAACTGACGGTCGTCGGCGAGGGGGGTCGGGAGGCGGTGCTGAAGTCCCGGGCGAGGCAGCTGGGGATCGAGGACAAAGTGACGTTCATTGGCTACGTCCCCCACGACGAGATCCACAGCTACTACGAGCACGCAGACGTCTTCGTCCTGCCATCGTTCAATGAGGGGATGAGCAACACTGTCCTTGAGGCGATGGCGGCGGGACTTCCTATCGTCACGACGGATACCGGCGGCACAGCGGAGTTGATAGAGGACAACGGATACGTCGTCCCAGCCGGACATGCGGAGTCGATCGCCGAGGTGCTCTCGGAATACAGTCGGAACCACGACAAAATACGCCGCCACGGGCAGAATTCACGCGCAATCGCGGAGACGATGAGCTGGACTCAAGTTGCCGAGCAGTACCGAGACGCGTACGAGAGCGTATCCGTTCCCACCCGGACTCCCCCGAACGAGCGGGTTAAGAGGGAATTATGA
- a CDS encoding glycosyltransferase family 2 protein — MYEETRGVLEEMSEQWELIFVDDGSNDGSDDVLRSIHEQDERVTVVEFGANFGQSAALDAGLRYARGDVVVTMDSDGQNDPTDIPRLVEALDREGLDCVVGWRRNREDPIGKTLASNVARVMRRIFLDTDLHDFGCTLKAFRREAAESVRLNGEMHRYIPPLLIWRGFDVGEIEVNHRERENGETKYGWRRLPKGFIDMLNVWFWQKYSGRPLHVFGGLGILAGAIGLAGGFYSVYLKTVHAVSLSDTALPLFAVFMCLLGIQFFISGILADIGIKNYFAVRQEDTYRVARVLDGRDVVEEPEARPTDRATKLFEISEVDDGARLDA; from the coding sequence GTGTACGAGGAAACGCGGGGCGTTCTAGAGGAGATGTCTGAGCAATGGGAGTTGATCTTCGTCGACGACGGCTCGAACGACGGGAGCGACGACGTCCTCCGGTCAATACATGAGCAGGACGAACGCGTCACGGTAGTAGAATTCGGAGCCAACTTCGGACAGAGCGCTGCACTCGATGCGGGATTACGATACGCGCGAGGGGACGTGGTCGTCACGATGGATTCGGACGGGCAAAACGACCCTACAGATATTCCGCGTCTGGTCGAGGCTCTCGACCGGGAGGGGCTGGATTGCGTTGTCGGCTGGCGTCGGAACCGTGAGGATCCGATCGGAAAGACCCTTGCCTCAAACGTCGCACGCGTGATGCGGCGGATATTTCTCGATACGGACCTGCACGATTTCGGGTGTACATTGAAGGCGTTTCGTCGGGAAGCAGCCGAGTCCGTTCGCTTGAACGGTGAAATGCACCGGTACATCCCGCCGCTGTTGATCTGGCGCGGGTTCGACGTCGGCGAGATCGAGGTCAACCATCGCGAACGGGAGAACGGCGAGACGAAGTACGGCTGGCGACGACTTCCCAAGGGGTTCATTGACATGCTAAACGTGTGGTTCTGGCAGAAGTACTCCGGCCGACCACTGCACGTGTTCGGCGGACTTGGCATTCTCGCCGGCGCGATCGGTTTGGCCGGCGGTTTCTACTCAGTGTACCTGAAGACCGTCCACGCAGTGAGTCTCTCGGACACGGCACTGCCGCTGTTCGCGGTGTTCATGTGTCTGCTCGGGATCCAGTTCTTCATTTCGGGGATCCTGGCCGACATCGGGATCAAGAACTATTTCGCCGTGCGACAAGAGGATACGTACCGTGTCGCGAGGGTGTTGGATGGCAGGGATGTTGTAGAAGAACCCGAAGCCCGTCCGACAGACAGGGCTACGAAACTGTTCGAAATTTCGGAGGTGGACGACGGTGCGCGTCTTGATGCTTAA
- a CDS encoding AAA family ATPase codes for MTDEAIQTGCGPVDELLGGGFERGTVTQLYGPPAAGKTNIALSAAVETAAAGGTAVYIDTEGVSIDRFEQLLSARVDDAVGTLGETDASGDGDGGDDVEAVASSIVIEEALDFEEQAEAVRDAEEFADRADLIVLDSATGFYRLERTGEGDDGEALRRVARQVTHLLSLARKHDLAVVVTNQVFTDPDADRTRPLGGNTLEHWTGAVVRVERFRGGNRRASLEKHRSKAAGDSVQFRITESGLEGSEDGGRL; via the coding sequence GTGACCGACGAGGCGATCCAGACCGGCTGTGGCCCGGTCGACGAGTTACTCGGTGGGGGGTTCGAACGCGGAACCGTCACGCAGTTGTACGGTCCGCCAGCGGCGGGCAAGACGAACATCGCGCTCTCGGCCGCGGTCGAGACCGCCGCCGCCGGCGGTACCGCCGTCTACATCGACACCGAAGGGGTCTCGATCGATCGGTTCGAGCAGTTGCTCTCGGCCCGCGTCGACGACGCGGTCGGGACGCTCGGCGAGACAGACGCGTCGGGCGACGGAGACGGTGGAGACGACGTCGAGGCGGTCGCCTCCAGCATCGTCATCGAGGAGGCGCTCGATTTCGAGGAACAGGCCGAGGCCGTCCGGGACGCCGAGGAGTTCGCCGACCGCGCCGATCTGATCGTCCTCGACAGCGCGACCGGCTTCTACCGCCTCGAACGCACCGGCGAAGGGGACGACGGCGAGGCCCTCCGTCGCGTCGCGCGGCAGGTGACACACCTCCTCTCGCTCGCGCGCAAACACGACCTCGCGGTCGTGGTGACGAACCAGGTGTTCACGGATCCCGACGCCGATCGGACCCGCCCCCTCGGCGGGAACACGCTGGAGCACTGGACCGGTGCCGTGGTCCGCGTCGAACGCTTCCGCGGCGGAAACCGGCGCGCGTCCCTCGAGAAACACCGATCGAAGGCGGCCGGCGACTCGGTCCAGTTCCGGATCACCGAGTCCGGACTCGAGGGAAGCGAGGACGGCGGTCGACTGTAG